From the genome of Saccopteryx bilineata isolate mSacBil1 chromosome 6, mSacBil1_pri_phased_curated, whole genome shotgun sequence, one region includes:
- the WDCP gene encoding WD repeat and coiled-coil-containing protein isoform X2, whose amino-acid sequence MELGKGRLLRTGLNALYQAIHPIHGLAWTDGNQVVLTDVQLQGGEAKFGDSRVIGQFEHVYGVSWAPSGAADMPPLLAVQHRQHVTVWQLCPSATETSKWLMSQTCEIRESLPVLPQGCVWHPQSAVLTVLTTQDVSIFHNVHYDSSRVKVDSNTQGLIHCACWTQDSQRLVVAIGSSLHSYIWDSAQKTLHKCSFCSVFDVDSCVRSIRATLGSQVAIATELPLDKICGLSASETFDVPASSEDTCLYTSPVSEEGLSVNKGAVPSETNSEASVSPSFSSLSDPLDLMHVRFNRYKSEGNALICLRKKDHLTGTGLDSSHLALVTFEKEVTQTRKVTIPGILVPDLIAFNLKAQLVAVASNTYNRIFICSVVPSFTPNIQHIQLERSERPKGICFLTDKLLLILAGKQKSTDATFLPSSKSDEYIIRLIVKEVMLEEEFSVTLSENQSGYSTFSTLLNKAERRKKLIEGLSPDICHQNRGLLLTANSSSQGRKAGRTLITEIRSPPSSACDGSIALETLDAQPVNWPVALQGPSRTPDPTSTSELLNAPHRKNLQGEKETYQLSKELEILSRKLIEIQRCLSELTDFVHNGKKSSPVYPLSQDLPYVHISYHQAPAGSYSLPIVKASSR is encoded by the coding sequence ATGGAGTTGGGAAAAGGAAGACTTCTCAGGACTGGGCTGAATGCCTTGTATCAAGCAATACACCCAATTCACGGCCTTGCCTGGACCGATGGGAATCAGGTAGTCCTGACTGATGTGCAGCTTCAGGGTGGAGAGGCCAAGTTTGGGGACTCGAGGGTCATTGGTCAATTTGAACATGTGTATGGGGTGTCCTGGGCCCCATCTGGCGCAGCTGACATGCCCCCTCTGCTTGCTGTCCAACACAGGCAGCATGTCACTGTGTGGCAGCTGTGTCCCAGTGCTACGGAGACAAGCAAGTGGTTGATGTCTCAGACCTGTGAAATTAGGGAATCACTTCCTGTCCTTCCCCAAGGCTGCGTGTGGCACCCACAAAGTGCTGTCCTGACTGTGTTGACTACCCAGGATGTTTCCATTTTCCATAATGTTCATTATGATAGTTCCCGAGTAAAAGTGGACAGCAACACCCAGGGCCTTATTCATTGTGCATGTTGGACCCAGGACAGCCAGAGGCTGGTGGTGGCAATAGGCAGCAGCCTGCATTCTTATATTTGGGACAGTGCTCAGAAGACTCTTCATAAGTGCTCCTTCTGCTCAGTATTTGACGTGGACAGCTGTGTACGCTCCATCAGAGCCACTTTGGGTTCACAGGTCGCCATAGCCACTGAACTACCACTAGATAAGATTTGTGGCTTAAGTGCATCTGAGACATTTGACGTTCCAGCTAGTAGTGAAGACACTTGTCTGTATACTTCACCAGTTTCTGAAGAAGGGCTCTCTGTGAATAAGGGGGCAGTCCCTTCTGAAACAAATTCTGAGGCATCagtttctccctctttttcttccctttcagatCCTCTGGATCTAATGCATGTACGCTTCAACAGATATAAGTCTGAGGGTAATGCCCTTATTTGTCTAAGAAAAAAGGACCACTTGACAGGAACGGGTCTGGATTCCTCACATTTGGCCCTTGTGACCTTTGAGAAAGAGGTTACCCAGACAAGAAAAGTCACCATACCAGGCATTTTGGTTCCTGATCTAATAGCATTTAATCTTAAAGCACAGCTCGTGGCTGTGGCTTCCAACActtataatagaatttttatctGTTCTGTCGTTCCATCATTTACGCCAAACATCCAGCATATTCAGTTAGAACGGAGTGAAAGACCAAAAGGCATATGTTTCTTGACAGATAAATTATTACTAATTTTGGCAGGAAAACAGAAGTCCACTGATGcaacctttcttccttcttcaaagtctGATGAGTATATCATTCGCCTGATTGTTAAAGAAGTAATGTTGGAGGAGGAATTTTCAGTAACATTGAGTGAAAACCAGAGTGGCTACTCTACTTTCAGTACTCTGTTAAATaaagcagagaggagaaaaaagctaATTGAAGGTCTCTCCCCAGATATTTGTCACCAAAACAGAGGGCTCTTGTTAACAGCTAACAGCAGTAGTCAAGGTAGAAAGGCTGGAAGGACCCTTATTACAGAAATCAGAAGCCCCCCATCCAGTGCCTGTGATGGCTCCATAGCCCTGGAGACCCTAGATGCCCAGCCTGTTAACTGGCCAGTGGCGCTGCAAGGACCCAGCCGCACGCCAGACCCTACCAGCACCTCGGAACTGCTTAATGCTCCTCACAGAAAGAATTTACAAGGTGAAAAGGAAACTTATCAGCTGTCTAAGGAACTGGAAATTTTATCTAGGAAATTGATTGAAATACAGAGATGTCTTTCTGAACTCACAGACTTTGTACATAATGGGAAGAAATCCTCTCCAGTGTATCCACTTTCTCAGGATCTGCCTTATGTCCACATCTCTTACCACCAG